The DNA segment tcaaataagaggtcgagttgtagtacatagtgatcgaattcacagggagctaaggAACCAATTatatctaatagttatatgattaagctaggctaagaGTTTATACATCGgtaaataaatatagcaaagcagtaaataaagcaGTAAACAtgttgaacaagacaattgttcagcttggcaaagAGTTTTTTGATGGAAAGATGGTtactagatctagggtttctattcaggtaatgaAGATTTTAATGATATAGAGGCTAATTGTTGGTTgcaagatattatagaactcaacTGGGAGTACAAATCTAACAAATTCCATTGTATATGCAGTCTACTATCCAGATCTtagatctcaactctcgtttaCTGATCACAAGAacgtgtcgatcgattattcaataagAATATCGGTcaatacacctttcacaatatcgatcgattaatcTATTCGATCATCGATATtgcttctagcaagctttacgatcgggttgaatatgtgttcactagggttcctaaatcaactctcgtatgtttctagcaatcATATCTCAATAGAATTCAGTTCAGAGAAAAGACCAACCGTTCGCAAttgtgcctaatgattctaagatcagggttctagttcatgactctagaacacaagcagtaagaacaatcctatgatgaatatcactacttagcagttctatattttgggctaatccttcataatctatctgaaccctaaacctaacaggtggatctattcaggcATGAAGTTTGTCatagaaatcatagatgaaaagcataaataatataaaaccaaaaccaatggagttccaggaggactctgaaggagtttctcctttctctcctaacctagAACAAGAATCCTAGAAATCTTAAAGAGcgtgtagccgtcaacaatggcttataaataacataaatagggtttatgGTCGTCCAAaggtattttggtaatttgaggttgcttctgggcttcagcggtcataaaatatgctcagcccatattctggcatcactgtcacCAATGTtgtgtcatcgatcgacaatcctTTATCTCCTTGACAGCTTCCTATTGCGAGACAGACTGACCGCTCTTCAGTAAAACGATCGTAAcctctgctacaggatgctgattgacctcaaactggtGGAATTGGAAATATAACTCAAATCACTAttttgtgtcaaaagatgggctcaatctaacggtgggaagatatccatccatagctagacatctgacgcgcctgtgcagttctgcacctcaaaagactccaaaatcaccatatttttCTAGAACGTacttgaacctgtaaatactctaaatagactctatttagtagtaaatatatattaaaacacttatagaccatggctaaaagtggataaaatcaatggtctatcaactcccacAGACTTAACAttttgtttgtcctcaagcaaaacaaacatacAGTCTCTCAAAACAgtagggactcacatgatttacaacttagaatcatcacctctacaattttTTAATCCACATCTAGGAAGTCCTAaccacaaaagcacattataccatatcctagcttaccaaccaaattcacctagccaacaacttagcaaatcatgtctgacattcccctctaccaccctcatttcttaacataaataaaagtgcaatttttaccttgggagtaccgatcacaggatgcaaggattttcaaacaagtatctggatctgtaggtaaaagttagttcctatcttttctctctattAATTTCTCTCTtaagtcaaagtctgcttctaTTGCAAgttcattgaccaagattggacaggcttccatgaatcaaaacttaatggtggttgccaccaagtcctgttcacttctttttgacctatatccaagaattcatgtgaatcgaaccttgatgattgccgccaccaagtcctgttcgtattctttttgttggaatctttatgaagcaagccttaatggttgtagccacaaAGTCCTGTTCGGATTCCACATAACTAAcacctatttttttttctattttttttctttctttttttttttaaataaatatctctacctataaatctagggtcAAAATTgaaagagaaaatgtgataaatctacacaaggttttaccttccagacttgtttgaagaatccgatcgcACGTATaacaagccccaagacaagcagttgagtcatgtttagtgttggaggtcaactttggttccttcaaacaatctcagcaagtgtgaatagttgaccggttgatccactttagtatctttagtactatctgcaatcaataagtctagaatggtgctaaagagtggttagataacaaggaaaaatcaaataagttcattatcctcttcttgactcaataaaattcTTTTGATTTAACGTCAGCCATCTGCTCTTTGTTCAAGTGTCAGCCAATTCTTCCTCTCAGTATTAGTGCTCTTTGTGCTATTTCTAGATGCCAAGTTCtcaataagtctcacagcttcttcaaaattttaagtgTTGAAGTTTTCCTCCCTAGTTGTGTCTAGAGCCATCTGATAAATCAAATCGGTGCTTCTGAAGAAGGTACCTAGCAGTTGTACCTTGTTAAacccatggtgtggacagtcccTATGATATGACTTGAATCATATCCAAGATCTCGTGAAAGACTTTATAGGCTCTTGAGTGAAAGTATCAATCTTGTTATTCCAGTATTCGGGTTGTGcattatcaaaaatattatgcAGGAAGGCGTTTGTTATGGCTGTCTAGGATGTAAGAGATCttggtggtaactgcttaagccaataGAAAGCATATCTAGCAAGTAAGTACTTGAAGAAATTGCAAAGAAGGTAGTCATCAGGGACTCCATTGACTTTGATAGCAGATACTAAATCCTTGAACCGTTCCAGATGATCCATATAATGCTCTCATGTGGGAGTCCATGATAAGGATGCTGTCCCATGAGTGCAAGGTAAGCAGACTTCAGCTTGAAATTGTGCCTTTGGAAAGTAGGAGAACGAATCGCAGACATGTTGGCTAGTAGTGATTTGGACGGTTGTAATCAGCCAACATTCTGGATTGAGCGGCCTGGACATTCTCAGCAACTGCAGCCGGAGCGATGGCTGCATCTCAGCATCAGGATCTTCTAAAGAAGCTTCTTTTGAATCAGGGATTACACCCCGTAATCATCTAGTCTTTGACCTGCTGCATTAGCAAATGACACTCATAGAAATGCTGGTCTCCATTCGCATTATGTATCAGTACAAGAGTCACGGCCATGTCACTTGCTTGCGGGTTGGTGCCATTCGGTGTTAGAGTAGCGGATGTCATTGCTTGCTCACAAGTGGTGTCAATCGATGAAGAAGAGTTGTGGATCGATGTTGGTTGCTTCTCTGTGACACCCGGTTTTCTCGAAGTAATATAAATGCAAAAATAGCATAATAATAAAtactgaaataataataataaactctAGATAATATATCGGATCAAATACAATATCATAAAGTCCAAACCGCAAATATCGCTATCATCATAAATCCAAAATAAACGACAACATAAATCCGAAATTTTGAAATAGGAATAACATAAACGAAAAAAGTCCAAAGGCGTAAAAGCCCGATAACGGTAAAAGCGATAAAagcgatagaagcccaaaagcccaatagcaccagcccgataatcactcctgctcatcggtcagagtgaggggtgagcgacagggtaATCACCCAATGAGGTATGCGATGCTACCCtaaagtccatggacccggacatatcactccaaataaatataatttaattctaataCATGTCAAACACGGCACCTAAAGTACCCAAACAACAAAAAATGGTTCTAGCGAGGCGCGCACTCGCTGCCCACTAAAAGGCCAAAAACATAACACAGCTCGAGATAGTGCTCGGACACCGCCCATGGACGATTTATCGACCCTTCCAGGCTACagctcaaccggtcgactatAGTTGGCCATAACCTCATACGATCCGGCATACATAAGTCCGTCTATGTATCCGTCTCCACacaaaaacaatcctagctaagcatttacattaagtgaaacaatcaatgttgaatcctctaaccACCTAATTCCGATTTAAGCAAAGAACCTAataactaaacaagcaatgacagactcgatttcaAGCAGATAGAACATATTAGAAATAAgttatacttattcgaggtcctaagccgtATACGAGAAGttcgggaatagaccctcacctgaGCAATAGGGAAATgtggtatctatgaactccagctgctcaaatagacTCTAAATCTGAAATCAGGGCGAAATTCTGAGTCAGAACggctttcgaacggtttaaaacgggtctggttaaagtttaccaaaaaatcaATCCGCAGGTCAAAGGTCAACCTGGTCAACTCTGACCCAAGCCGGTCAACCCTTAACCAAATTGAAATCAAATTGAACCGACCGGTTTAACTCAGccgattttgatttttaattgaaCCAGATCCTAATTAATTGCAAACCGGTTTACTTCTATCCAAAATCAGTTTCCAATAACCAACCGGTTTAACCTAACCAacccaaaatcgatttaaaccAATTAAACCAGTCAAACCACCAGTTGACTGAGTCACCGAGTTGTCTCACTGGACTCGGCCGAGTTACCGGCGAGTCACCGGCGACGGTCACCGGTGGTGACGGCGGCGACGGCAGAGGGTggcggcggcgacggcggagggtggcggcggcgacggcggagggTGGCAGCGGTTTACCGGGAAATCACCGACGGCAGCGGAGAGGCGGCGATACGGTGGCAGCTTCTTGGCGGCGGACGGACGGTGCCCGGGCACGACGGCTCCGGCGAACGATGGTCAGAGACGGTGGCGAGTGGCCGGAATGCGTGGCGGCTTTGGCGGACTTCAATCGTGGTGAAACTTCGGGAAGCTCTAgcggcttcgtccgggctccgATTACGGTGTGGTTGGTGTCTAAGGCTTCGTCTCGACAAGAGGAACACAATGGTGGTCTTGCATGCAGCTGAAGCTAAACGGAAGTTATGAAGCTAATGGTTAGGAAGTTATGGGCGATTTACTAAACAGACCCGAAATTGAAGCTAATGCATGTGGTTTCCGGTGTTACCTTGGGCGGTTAACGGTGGTGGCGTGCTCGACACAGTCACGGCGTGAGAAGGCTCCGACGAACCCAGTGGTGGCTCAGGTTCTGTAACAATTCCTCATTTCTCCCATTAACTTCTTCTCTCTAAACTTTTCTTGATGATTTTTGGTGAAGAAAACAAAGTAGAGTGCTgagtttttatagaaaatatcatGGGCTTCTGGGGATAGGTTTGGGCCTCGATCTGAATTCATTGGGCGAGAATGTGGGTCATTATATTCTCCTTACGCATGGTACGTTCAAGCTTAACAAGATCTAAAGCTGAAAAGTAGGAAATAACCTAAATAGAATATAGTGAGAACACATTTTTCATAACAGTTAAATGAATTAAGTAAACCcatcttaaatatttaacaaaataacttcttttcactttctacttaattatttttcaaactcCTCATCCAAGAAGTCCCTCTAGAAAATATTTTAGGGTAATTATTGAATTAACCGATTAGTAAGTTTATAGGATTTCATTTTCCCCCAAAATCATCAGTTATATTGTATTTAACATTTACAGAAATAATTTGAAATCCAAAGTTATTGAGTTCATAATTTGTATTAGTTCTTCAAAATTATAACTTATTGGAAATATAGATTTAGTCattaaaatctatcaaataagaAGTggtggaattataaaaataacttatatgGTTAAAagttaatgaataaaaatatcacttcctgtgatgatGTTATTTGAAAtttcttacaaaataaattcttctttatttttcacttttacataaaaataaaaaaatgaaatcagataaataaagtttatttagaaatattattttgtatatttatatattttatataaattaataagtaataaaaataaaattttaaagaatataaattttcattaaaataaaattcaaagatttaaatatttttttaaatattataaaattgatttaaatgtttttaaagaaACTGTAATAATTTTTCAacattttatcttaattttagaTTTTCTGGAACTTAGTTGGTGTTCAAATTCTATAAAGTTCCAAATCCAATGTTGTGCTAAATTCtacctcttttttcttttaattaaataattaaattatttttattgaatttttgttATTTGGCTTTTCTCATCCGCTGCTCCTCTTTCTCTTTAAATAGAGATCATGCAGACTGACATtttattcatcatttttttttcgaCAAAGAGAGTGTTATAACTTAAATTCGGTTAAAGAAAATGGCTTCAAAGACTTTGATTATGCTGGGTGTCTTTGCAATTCTTCTCGTTGTGTCAGAAATGGCCGCAGCATCTGCACAGAAGTCGGGTACGTAAAATTATtattctatataaaaataaaagtagttCCAAAGGCTGTGGTGCTAAAGTACTATTTCATAATTTCATCATACCATTTCGTCCGTTTTAAGTCCAGAAAGTTTGTTTGAATTAATGCTGGTTAATTATTTGGACTTGCTAAGTCAAAACACATTTAAGTATGATGTTGTTATCtactccttccgttttttaatataagtcgttttagaaatttttatgttccaaattatatgactttttcgattttctatgtaaaatttattaacacttaatttTATATGACTAATGataatatactttttattttattattaactaatttgtggttaggtaaataattaatgatgtttttttaagaaaatataaaaaaaaaaaaatttaatctgtgtgcataattctaaaacgacttatattaaaaagtgAGGGAATATTTGTCGTAGCTAGGCGGTGTGAATATCTAACTCCTCCGTAGAGGAACCGGGTTTGTCTTTCCCTGGTAGGCTCTCCAGGAGATTAGCccagttttattaaaaaagaaaaaaagaagacgaTATGTATGATATTGAAACCTTTTATACGTATCAGGCCATCTCAAACCATTTAGATGTTCGGTGCAAAATTTATATTGAAGGTATATAATGATGCGATTTATCTTTTTTGACCGAGATCCGAAATTACATATATTTGAATAGTTTTAAGccaaatttatttcaaaaatcgGGGAGTGGAATGCACATATGCACGTGCTAAAAGATATCTTTGAAATAATATTGAGGTGCTTTGTTTTGGATATGTACGGTGAAAACAGAGAGTGAGGAAACTGTGCAACCTGATCGATATGGTGGTGGCCATGGCGGAAATGAAGGTTACAACGGACGAGGAGGATATAACAGAGGAGGACACAACGGAGGTGGAGGATACAAGGGAGGTGGAGGATATAACGGGGGAGGAGGATACAACGGCAGTGGAGGATACAACGGAGGAAGAGGTGGACGATACAAGGGAGGAAGAGGAGGCCACGGGGGACACGGAGGAAGAGGAGGCCACGGCGGACACGGTCCAGAAGCTGTTCAGACTCAGCCTGGCAACTAAATCTATCAATATTTTAACCACCATGGATGATTTCATCTATGTATACACACAGTCCTGTATACACCTGTGACATGTATGTGTATGACTATAAGTAAAACCATGGTGAGTTTGTAAAAGTTACTTAAGtcaaataaaagaaattagGTGAATAAAGTTTCGTAATGTAATGTATCTATGTTCGAGTTGTAATATGTACTCTTTGCAAAAATAAAATCGTTTGTAGTTTATGTTGGgaattttttaccaaaaaagatataaaatggctgaaaaaaattcttgtttGGAGACTttcctcttttatttatttaaattattattttttaaatagaaagtataacaaaaacaatttgaCACTACCTTTCTAACTAATTATTAACCGAACCACAAACAATTAGATCCAGACTACCAATCTAATCAAGATCCATTTATGGAGatgattgtttgtttggtttctagatttttaatttttgtttttagttgttggtttttttattttagatttggatttttttttaattttgcattatattttaaatttttgaaaaccatgaattatgattttatattttggttaatttttgtttttggtttttgcttataaaataatgaaatgaaaatattatcaatagtaaaatatttattgtgatataataaaatataatatcattaCCAAAACACACATAAGCCTATTTAAAAAAcagcaaaaacaaatataattttatgtttaaacgtaaacttaaaattttaattctatGTTTAAATATAGGTTATATAtactttgttttataattttactatatattattaattatttttgtttgaagttcaaataaaaatttaataaaaaaatattacttactatgaaaacaacaaataatacaaaatattaccacttaaaatacatttatttatttaataaatttattttaaaacagaaaataatgCAAACTAAATAGATGAAccataattcatatatatatatatatatatacatgtatatgaCAATACATAATGAAATATCAGTTTTCTGTCGAGTGCAGTCTGGTTACCCAGAGTTTCTTCACACCCGATAATCTAGCTCTAAGGAGTTTTTTCTAAAAGGTTTTTATGATAGTATTGAGTTGGAATTGTAGAGGTGCGGGAAGTCACTGGACAATTAGTTATTTACGGGAAATATGGCATAAACATAGACCggattttttgtttctctccgaGACAAAACAAGATTTAGTTTACGTTCAGGGTCTTCAGTCTCATTTTGGTTATGATAATTTAGTTACAGGGGACCCGGTTGGTGCGAGTGGAGGTTTGGCGTTGTTTTACAATAATGAATATCAGGTTGATATTCTATATACTAGTAATCATATGATTGATGTTGAAACTTTGGCCCTTggaaaaaaagtttatatgaCCTTTGTTTATGGAGAGCCGGTTCAACAGTTACAGGATCAAGTTTGGGAACGGTTAACAAGGTATGGCCTAGCAAGGTCAGAGCCGTGGTTTATTATTGGAGATTTGAATGAGATAACTGGGAATCATGAAAaagatggggggggggggggggggcataCGAAGTGCAGGATCTTTTGTACCGTTTAATGACATGATTAGGAATACTGGACTTTTGGAGTTCCCAGTCCGAGGAAATCAGATGTCCTGGCAAGGAAGAATGaaacaaggaaaaaagaaaaaagttatgGTTCGGTACCGGTTGGATCGAGCTTTAGCAAACGAAGATTGGGATACACTTTTTCCATGCTCTTACACAGAATATTTGAGAATGGTGGGGTCCGATCATCGACCGGTGGTGGCTTTTCTGGACAATAAAATAACAAGACGGAGGGGAAAATTTCGGTTTGACAAGAGATGGATTGGACAAGAACGCTTATTGGACTCGATTGCAAGAGGGTGGGGTGAATTCTCAGAGGCGAATCCGGGGGATTTCGTTTCAAAAATCACAAACTGCCGTCATGAGATCTCTACATGGCGGAAGAATAATCCACCTTATGGGAAAGAGAAAATTGGAGAACTCCAGAAAGCACTTGAAGAAGTCCAAACAGATAATACTAGAACCCAAGAAGATATTCTAGAGGTCTCAAGGAAGTTACAGGAAGCTTATAAGGATGATGAAGAGTACTGGCAACAGAAGAGTCGTAATATGTGGCACACTTCTGGGGATCTCAATACAAAATTCTATCATGCTCTAACAAAACAACGTCGTGCTTGTAATAGAATTGTGGGTCTATATGATTCTGATGGAAACTGGATAATTGAGGAGCAGGGGGTAGAAAAGGTGGCAGTGGATTATTTTGAAGATATGTTTCAGACAACAACTCCTACTGGTTTTGATGGGTTTTTAGATGAGATTACACCCTCAATTACACCACAAATGAATCAACGGCTTGTTCGGTTGGCAACTGAGGAGGAAGTTCGACAGGCTTTATTCATGATGCATCCGGAGAAAGCTCCTGGGCCGGATGGAATGACGGCTCTCTTTTTTCAACACTCAtggcatataataaaaaatgatcTATTGGAAATGGTCAATAGTTTTTTGGCATCGGGAAATTTGGACACAAGGTTAAACACTACAAATATTTGTCTGATTCCTAAAAAGGAGAGACCCACAAGGATGACTGAACTCAGACCTATCAGCTTATGTAATGTAGGATACAAGATTATATCTAAGGTATTATGTCAAAGATTAAAGGTCTGTCTTCCATCACTGATCTCGGAGACGCAATCGGCTTTTGTGCCTGGATGATTAATAtcagataatattcttatagctcAGGAGATGTTCCATGGTTTGCGAACTAATAAATCGTGTCAGGACAAATTTTTGGCAAtaaaaacggatatgagcaaagctTATGACAGAGTTGAATGGATCTTTATCCAAGAACTACTAACCAAGATGGGATTCGGCCAGCATTGGATCCAATTAATGATGGAATGCATTTCCTTGGTTCAGTATAAGGTTTTATTGAATGGACAACCAAAAGGACATATAATACCACAGAGGGGATTACGTCAGGGGGACCCTCTATCCCCTTATCTGTTTATTATGTGTACGGAAGCATTGGTCgcaaatattaaaaaggcaGAACGAAATAAGCAACTAACGGGTCTAAAGGTTGCTAGGGCCTGGCCCCCAATTTCCCATTTATTATTTGCAGACGATAGCCTTTTCTCTTGCAAAGCTCAGAAGGAAGAATGTCAGACAATTCTTAGGATTCTCAAGGAATATGAAGGGGCTTCAGGacaacaaataaattttgaaaaatcttcgattcaatttggacacaagATTGGAGAAGCTACACGACAGGAAGTTCGAGATATCTTAGGTATACATAATTTAGGAGGAATGGGGTCTTATTTGGGCATCCCAGAAAATATGGGAGGATCAAAGGTGCAAGTTTTTGGATTTGTTCAGGAGCGTCTAAATAGCAGAGTAAATGGTTGGACTTTTAAGTTTTTCACCAGAGGGGGTAAGGAAGTGATTATAAAATCTGTGGTTACAGCCTTGCCAAACAATGTGATGTCATGCTTTCGAATTCCAAAAAAGGGTAATGAAGAAATTAGTTAGTGCTGtagcacaattctggtggagtccaggggggGTAACAAGAGAGGTATGCATTGAAAATCATGGGACAAACTGTGTAGCTCTAAGGACGATGGAGGTTTGGGATTCAAAGATCTCACAGATTTTAATACAGCTATGCTTGGGAAACAATTTTGGAGATTAATGGACAAACcgaatactttattttctcgtGTATTTAAAGGGAGATATttcaggaatgcttcacccctggaacccaTTAGATCATACTCGTCATCTTGTGGTTGGCGTAGTATtgtctctgctagatctctggttagcaaaggactaatcaaaagggtgggaacatgGTCATCTATATCAGTATGGAATGACCCTTGGCTTccatccactcgcccgagaccagcaaataaaaatcaacacaatctttACCCGGACCTAACAGTGGATGCTATTATCGATGGAACATCACGATCATGGAACCTACAGGTTATTCGGGCTCTGGTGGATCCGCAAGATgtgaaaattattcaaagtattCCTATCAGTAGATCTCATCTAGAAGACcggaatggatggcattttacaAAGAATGGaaaatacacggttaaatctggatatgaAGTGGAACGAGTATATCCGGATAGAGAAATAATGCCACCCCAGTTTGGCCCTTCGATAACACCTTTGAAGGCGTTCTGTTGGAAGTTACGCTGCCCACCCAagttgaaacattttttatggtAACTATTGACGGGATGTATAGTGGCTAAGAAAAATTTGAGGTCAGGAGGAATGCAAGAAGATACTGTTTGTGACCGATGTGGTGCTCCCGAGGAATCAGCTAATCacgtgttttttgaatgtccaccggCGGTTCAGGTCTGGGCACTTTCACGGATCCCGATGAATCCAAATATTTTTCCCACTCAATCTTTGTTTACCaatatggatcatttattttggagaGTTTCTCCTGAAATGGAGGATCATTCATTTGCTTGGATTctctggtatatatggaaaggtagAAACAACAAAGTTTTTAGGAATTTGGATATGGACCCGAGAGATACTCTCAAACTGGCAGAAATGGAATCGTTAGTTTGGGTGGAAGCACAAAATTCTCAGACTCAAGACATGGAACGCATCCAAATTCATGTATCTTCGATAATAAGGAGTATACcaggtagatggtgttttacagacgGATCTTGGAAAAATGAGGATAGCTTTTCAGGGcaaggatggtatagtaccTCGGAAGGCTACGATGGACTAATGGGAGCAAGGAACATGAGAGCGAGTCAGTCGCCACTACACTCAGAGATAGAGGCCCTTATATGGGCAATGAAATGTATGAGGAATCTTAGACAAGcatgggttacttttgcaacggATAgtgctcaattggtgaagatggtgtcggaaccagaagagtggCCAGCCTTTGCAAGCTATTTGGAAGacataaaagttttaaagagGAGTTTTAACagctcagagatcattcataTACCACGGACACAGAACTCAAAGGCGGACAGTCTCGCACGCAGTGCAAGAAAGCAACTGTCGTTTGTCGTCCATATGGATGCAGAGCTACCGGGGTGGTTCGCAGAGTCTACATGAGTCTGCTTtgtttgctgacaaaa comes from the Brassica napus cultivar Da-Ae chromosome A7, Da-Ae, whole genome shotgun sequence genome and includes:
- the LOC106434407 gene encoding glycine-rich protein 3 short isoform isoform X1 — translated: MASKTLIMLGVFAILLVVSEMAAASAQKSESEETVQPDRYGGGHGGNEGYNGRGGYNRGGHNGGGGYKGGGGYNGGGGYNGSGGYNGGRGGRYKGGRGGHGGHGGRGGHGGHGPEAVQTQPGN
- the LOC106434407 gene encoding cold and drought-regulated protein CORA isoform X2, with the protein product MYDIETFYTYQAISNHLDVRCKIYIEESEETVQPDRYGGGHGGNEGYNGRGGYNRGGHNGGGGYKGGGGYNGGGGYNGSGGYNGGRGGRYKGGRGGHGGHGGRGGHGGHGPEAVQTQPGN